The region CATCCTAAGAACTTTGTCGGAAGCATAATTAAATTGCTCTCCCGGAGATGTGGTGGTAACTACTGGCAGAGAAAATACTAACTCAAAGAATAGTTAAAACACTATAGTTTATTGTACGAACCAGGATTTGGATGAATCTATACCGGCACCGCATTACAAATATCACAATCATTATGAAGCATACatctaaaattgaaattgctaTCTCACTGTGATGTTTATTCGTCCGTATTGAATCCATTATACCATCAGGAAATTCAACTCTTACGGAATCTTACAACATAAACCAAAACTTTAATTGCCAGTCTTCGGGGGTAGAGCTTCTGCTCCCATGCTCGTATATGGCGGTGGAGGTGGATTGTTTTCGAAGTTTGTGTTATCTGTTACAAGGTTGGGCGGTGGGTGATTAACGTGCATTATAACGGGATAATACTGAGCAGGCGCTCGACAAACACTATGGCAACAATACGCAGATTCAACAATCGCAACTATCATTTCAAGAACTCCGAACAATAGGAGGATGCTGTCAGAAGCGCGCCCTCCACCATCCCTGTACCGATATCTAGCAAAACCCCCAAACAATAGGCTAATGCTAGAGAATAcgatgatgaaaaaacaagCGATAGCTGATACTATACACAATACCAAGCAACCTATTGTTAAACACCTACTGCCCTTTCGACAAGCTATTCCCAAACTTCCAGCAACCACACACAGAATACCGCCCCAAATTCCATAGCCAATACTTGTCAATCCATAAGGGAACGACAGTAAATATACTATGTGCGTTATAAATGTAATTACACCAGTGCATATCTGTAATGATCCCATAATCGTGTGCTCTTTCTCGTGTGCCTTCACTACATGAGATTGAACTCGAGGTTGAAGCACCTGTACTTGACTTTCGCCCTGCTGGATGATGGTTGTTGGTTCGTGATCGTACATCGGTGGATACGGAGGTGGCATAACTGTCACAGATACTGTTTGTATTCCAGCCGTTGTTTCGTTGGGTTGACCTGCTCCAATCATGGTGTCGAAACAGGAATTATCTTCCTAAAACGTAAGCGTATAACCATTCACAAATTTGATACACGTACCAGCATGACGACGAGATGGTATATACAAACCTTACGGTATCACAACCAATGCCTTCGCATAAAATCGAAGCTAGACTACTTTAACTGGTACTCGCGGAAAATGGATTCACTGTGTAGTTCGAACTGCAGTAATAACTGAAGGCTGATATAATGCATCAAACCCGTGACTACAGCATTCAATAGATATACCATGCAGTAACCCAATATAATACATAACTCGAAGGGCTAAAGCGTTGCGGCACGATTACGTAGTTTCATTTATAACAACAGCGTGCGAGAGGATGCCGTGGGAAGGGAATAATCCGTTAGCCTTTACGGAGGGTTTtaggaaatatagaaattatatgaTATCTGAAAACTATATCAATCAGCTTGTGGTGATGAACCAGTGACCGGTGAGACTGTACGAATTGCGGACTTTTAAGCGGAATCAGTTTGGCCATGGACACTACTAAACGCAGATTAGTCCGTTCCAAAACTCAAAGCGGACCCGGATCAGTGTTTTAGGTCTGTCCAAAATTGAACTGATCTACTATAAAGGAGATTGGGACGGAAGTGTTCGTGAACGCCTTCCGCTCTGTGGTGGGCATCTCGCCGGGGTTGCTGGATTTCCAAAGTCCAAATTCGGACCGGTCTAATGAAAGAACGTATTGTGAACGCACCCTGTCACCATAAACCAGCAGGAATTCGCGGTGACAACTAACAAGTATAGTTCCTTGGACTATCTTAGGCCCAAACACAGCCACACCATCGCCGTTTACTACGACCCGACGAGATGCCCGGGGCCAAATGCATTTCGAGAACGTTTATTGTTTTTTGAGTGAATTCCGATTAAATACATTAAGTGTGTGGTTAGTTCAACTGACTCATGATATCTTTCATACgttttttgaatttcttttatCCAGTTCCTTATTGTGGTCGCATTTTATGGAAGATTATGCATTTGGATCAATAAATCTCGTGATttgtgattgaattgaatgtaaACAATATGGAGGAcaatattctgaaaatgttcatttttCGCGTATTGATTCTGCTTTTTGTCATTTTCCTGACAGGTATTCCTAGAATATTTGCAAAGATGGCAAGATATCAAACCATCCCATCAttgaaattacttatatatgtaTCAATCCAGTTTTTGTTGTGACATAAGCTAATTTAGTTGATTCACGATCGCTTCTGTTTGAATTCCTCCTCGCATGCCAAAGGAAGCTTCGCGACGTTTTGGCCTCTTTACTTTGGGATAGCGCAAACACAACAATAGTGCCACCTCGTTCAAAGTTT is a window of Tubulanus polymorphus chromosome 2, tnTubPoly1.2, whole genome shotgun sequence DNA encoding:
- the LOC141899793 gene encoding membrane-spanning 4-domains subfamily A member 12-like; translated protein: MIGAGQPNETTAGIQTVSVTVMPPPYPPMYDHEPTTIIQQGESQVQVLQPRVQSHVVKAHEKEHTIMGSLQICTGVITFITHIVYLLSFPYGLTSIGYGIWGGILCVVAGSLGIACRKGSRCLTIGCLVLCIVSAIACFFIIVFSSISLLFGGFARYRYRDGGGRASDSILLLFGVLEMIVAIVESAYCCHSVCRAPAQYYPVIMHVNHPPPNLVTDNTNFENNPPPPPYTSMGAEALPPKTGN